A region of Heteronotia binoei isolate CCM8104 ecotype False Entrance Well chromosome 2, APGP_CSIRO_Hbin_v1, whole genome shotgun sequence DNA encodes the following proteins:
- the GID8 gene encoding glucose-induced degradation protein 8 homolog, whose protein sequence is MSYAEKPDEITKDEWMEKLNNLHIQRADMNRLIMNYLVTEGFKEAAEKFRMESGIEPSVDLETLDERIKIREMILKGQIQEAIALINSLHPELLDTNRYLYFHLQQQHLIELIRQRETEAALEFAQTQLAEQGEESRECLTEMERTLALLAFDNPEESPFGDLLNMMQRQKVWSEVNQAVLDYENRESTPKLAKLLKLLLWAQNELDQKKVKYPKMTDLSKGTIEEPK, encoded by the exons ATGAGTTATGCAGAAAAACCCGATGAAATCACGAAAGACGAGTGGATGGAAAAGCTCAATAATTTACACATCCAGAGAGCTGACATGAACCGCCTGATTATGAACTATCTTGTTACAG AGGGCTTTAAAGAAGCAGCAGAGAAGTTCCGGATGGAGTCTGGGATTGAGCCCAGTGTTGATTTAGAGACCCTGGATGAAAGAATAAAAATCCGAGAGATGATCCTCAAAGGTCAGATTCAGGAAGCCATCGCACTAATCAACAGTCTCCATCCGGAATTGTTAGACACCAACCGGTATCTTTACTTCCACTTGCAG CAACAGCATTTAATCGAGTTGATTCGGCAACGGGAGACAGAAGCCGCCCTTGAGTTTGCTCAGACGCAGCTAGCGGAACAAGGGGAAGAGAGCAGAGAATGCCTGACGGAGATGGAACGCACTCTGGCTCTGCTTGCTTTCGATAATCCCGAGGAGTCGCCTTTTGGAGATTTGCTGaacatgatgcagaggcagaaa GTGTGGAGTGAAGTGAACCAGGCCGTTCTAGACTACGAAAACCGCGAATCGACACCCAAACTGGCGAAATTACTGAAGCTACTACTGTGGGCTCAGAACGAGCTGGACCAGAAGAAAGTAAAATATCCCAAAATGACAGACCTCAGCAAGGGGACGATTGAGGAACCCAAGTAA